A region from the Vicia villosa cultivar HV-30 ecotype Madison, WI linkage group LG3, Vvil1.0, whole genome shotgun sequence genome encodes:
- the LOC131660141 gene encoding receptor protein-tyrosine kinase CEPR1, with product MTHFFRLILLIFITNLSHAITTNQTQFFSVMKDSLSGNYPFDWGASKVEKPVCDFTGITCDDKGDIIKLDFSGWSSLSGNFPTDFCTYLPNLRVLNLGNTKLKFPIHDIINCSKLEQLIMNQMHQSGALPDFSSLKSLRILDLSYNSFTGDFPMSVFNLTNLEILNFNENNGFDLWELPKSFERLKNLKSMVLSTCMLHGQIPPSISNITSLIDLELSGNFLTGQIPKELGLLKNLQQLELYYNYHLVGNIPEELGNLTELIDLDMSVNKLTGTIPSSVCKLPKLQVLQLYNNSLTGQIPDEIETSTTLRMLSLYDNFLSGHIPKKLGQFSGMALVDLSENKLSGPLPEHVCEGGKLLYFLVLDNFLSGFIPESYANCVFLLRFRVSNNRLQGSVPKGLLSLPHVSIIDLSSNNLTGPIPEINGNSRNLSELFLQRNKISGEITPTISRAYSLVKIDFSYNFLYGPIPSEIGNLRKLNLLMLQGNKLNSSIPGSLSSLESLNLLDLSNNLLTGNIPESLSVLLPNSINFSHNLLSGPIPPKLIKGGLVESFAGNPGLCVVIPVYANSSDQKNFPLCSHGYKSKKMNTIWVAGVSVILIFVGAALFLKKRCSKDAAAVEHEDTLSSSFFSYDVKSFHMISFDQREIVESLVDKNIMGHGGSGTVYKIELKSGDVVAVKRLWSRSSKDSSPEDALFVDKALKAEVETLGSIRHKNIVKLYCCFSSLDCSLLVYEYMPNGTLYDSLHKGWIHLDWPTRHRIALGIAQGLAYLHHDLVFPIIHRDIKSTNILLDEDYHPKVADFGIAKVLQARGGKDSTTTVIAGTYGYLAPEYAYSPRATTKCDVYSFGVILMELLTGRKPIESEFGENRNIVFWVSNKVEGKEGARPSEVFDPKLSCSFKDDMVKVLRIAIRCSYKAPASRPTMKEVVQLLIEAEPKSSDSCKLSTKEVSTNVNLIKKPFEL from the exons ATGACTCACTTCTTTAGACTCATACTTCTCATTTTCATCACAAACTTATCACATGCTATCACTACAAACCAAACTCAGTTTTTTTCTGTCATGAAAGACTCTCTCTCAGGAAACTATCCTTTTGATTGGGGCGCAAGCAAAGTCGAAAAACCAGTATGTGATTTCACCGGAATCACATGCGATGACAAAGGCGATATtataaaactcgatttttcagGTTGGTCGTCTCTCTCCGGAAACTTCCCTACAGATTTTTGTACTTACCTTCCAAATTTACGCGTCCTAAACCTCGGTAACACAAAGCTCAAGTTTCCAATACACGACATAATCAACTGTTCTAAACTAGAACAGTTGATCATGAACCAGATGCACCAGTCAGGAGCACTTCCCGATTTCTCATCTCTAAAATCTCTCAGAATCCTCGACTTATCATACAACTCCTTCACCGGGGACTTCCCTATGTCAGTTTTCAATCTCACAAACCTCGAAATTCTCAACTTCAATGAAAACAATGGTTTTGATCTCTGGGAATTACCAAAAAGCTTTGAAAGATTGAAAAATCTCAAGTCCATGGTTTTATCAACATGCATGCTGCATGGTCAAATTCCACCATCCATATCGAACATAACATCTCTCATTGATCTTGAATTGAGTGGAAATTTCCTCACAGGCCAAATTCCAAAAGAACTCGGTCTGTTGAAAAACTTGCAACAGCTTGAACTTTACTATAACTACCACCTTGTTGGTAACATTCCAGAAGAGCTCGGAAACTTAACCGAACTAATCGATTTAGATATGTCGGTTAACAAGCTAACCGGAACCATCCCTTCTTCTGTTTGTAAGCTTCCTAAGCTTCAAGTTCTTCAGCTGTACAACAACAGTCTCACAGGTCAAATACCGGACGAAATCGAAACCTCGACAACACTCAGAATGTTATCGCTTTACGACAATTTCCTAAGCGGACATATTCCGAAGAAACTAGGCCAGTTCTCAGGAATGGCTCTTGTTGATTTGTCTGAAAACAAACTGTCTGGTCCTTTACCAGAACATGTCTGTGAAGGAGGTAAACTGTTATATTTTCTTGTTTTGGATAACTTTCTATCTGGTTTTATACCAGAAAGTTACGCGAACTGCGTGTTTCTGTTACGGTTTCGTGTCAGTAATAACCGGTTACAAGGTTCAGTTCCAAAAGGACTATTGAGTTTACCTCATGTTTCAATCATTGATTTGAGTAGTAACAATTTAACCGGCCCGATTCCCGAGATCAACGGAAACTCGAGAAACCTGTCCGAACTTTTCCTTCAGAGGAACAAGATTTCAGGAGAGATAACACCAACAATCTCTAGAGCTTATAGCCTTGTCAAAATTGATTTCAGTTATAACTTTCTTTATGGTCCAATCCCTTCTGAGATTGGTAACCTTAGAAAGCTTAACTTGCTTATGCTGCAAGGTAACAAGTTGAACTCTTCTATTCCTGGTTCACTTTCTTCTTTGGAGTCACTCAACCTTCTTGATCTTTCGAATAATCTCTTAACGGGAAACATCCCCGAAAGCCTATCGGTGTTGTTGCCGAATTCGATTAACTTCTCACACAATCTTCTTTCTGGTCCAATTCCTCCTAAGCTGATTAAAGGAGGTTTAGTTGAAAGCTTTGCAGGAAATCCTGGTTTATGCGTGGTGATTCCGGTGTATGCGAATTCGTCTGATCAAAAGAACTTTCCACTATGTTCACATGGTTACAAGAGTAAGAAGATGAACACTATCTGGGTGGCTGGTGTGTCTGTGATATTGATTTTTGTAGGAGCTGCTTTGTTCTTGAAGAAAAGATGCAGCAAAGACGCGGCTGCAGTCGAGCACGAAGACACTCTCTCTTCATCCTTTTTCTCTTATGATGTCAAGAGCTTTCACATGATAAGTTTTGATCAAAGAGAGATTGTTGAGTCTTTGGTTGATAAGAACATTATGGGACATGGAGGGTCAGGGACAGTATACAAAATCGAGCTGAAGAGTGGCGATGTTGTCGCGGTTAAACGCCTTTGGAGCCGAAGCTCGAAGGACTCGTCGCCCGAGGACGCGTTATTCGTGGACAAAGCATTGAAAGCTGAGGTGGAAACATTAGGAAGCATAAGGCACAAGAACATAGTTAAGTTATATTGTTGCTtctcaagtttggattgtagttTGTTGGTTTATGAGTACATGCCAAATGGTACTTTGTATGATTCACTTCACAAGGGTTGGATTCATTTGGATTGGCCTACAAGGCATAGGATTGCACTTGGAATTGCTCAAGGTCTTGCATACCTTCATCATGATTTGGTCTTTCCTATTATCCATAGAGATATTAAGTCAACTAATATTCTCTTGGATGAAGATTATCATCCTAAGGTTGCTGATTTTGGGATTGCTAAGGTTTTGCAAGCAAGAGGTGGAAAGGATTCCACAACCACTGTTATTGCAGGAACTTATGGTTACCTAGCACCAG AATATGCATATTCGCCAAGGGCCACAACAAAGTGTGATGTGTAcagttttggtgtgattttgatgGAATTGTTAACCGGGAGAAAGCCAATAGAGTCAGAGTTTGGAGAAAACAGAAACATTGTCTTTTGGGTTTCAAACAAAGTAGAAGGCAAAGAAGGAGCTAGACCAAGTGAAGTTTTTGATCCAAAGCTATCATGTTCATTCAAAGATGACATGGTTAAAGTTTTGAGAATTGCGATCCGATGCAGTTACAAAGCGCCGGCTAGTAGACCAACCATGAAAGAGGTTGTTCAGCTTCTGATTGAGGCAGAACCAAAGAGTTCTGATTCTTGCAAGTTGTCAACTAAAGAAGTATCAACAAATGTTAATTTAATAAAGAAACCATTTGAGTTATAG
- the LOC131657455 gene encoding uncharacterized protein LOC131657455: protein MVDMQDWMAKSFWRNNNIGYSFSNSVGRSGGLLTLWKNENLEVVSSFKGEGYLGIKFMKSNRFFYLVNIYSSCELPKKRDLWRRILELKEAHKDGEWILGGDFNATKNRSERRGRGMNSNSSVNSVEMNEFVEFIDESLLVYVPCKGKKFTWYNRGGNSMSRIDRFLLSENVRNDWGVVGQFVGNRDISDHCPIWLEVDNNDWGPKPFKFNNEWFSLASFYPFVEKEWNDIKVEGRGDYVLKEKLFRLKNRLKWWNKEVFGKIELEIEEGVRDINFGDDRLEVEAEDLHPEIIKGRKEATSRFWTRLRIKENMIVQKSRLRWLKEGDSNSGLFSFDSERFKSVMFG, encoded by the coding sequence ATGGTGGATATGCAAGATTGGATGGCTAAAAGTTTTTGGAGGAATAATAATATTGGTTATTCTTTCTCAAATTCGGTGGGTAGGTCGGGAGGGCTATTAACGTTATGGAAGAATGAGAATTTGGAGGTGGTGTCTAGTTTCAAAGGTGAGGGATATCTCGGTATCAAGTTTATGAAATCCAATAGGTTTTTTTACTTGGTTAATATTTATTCATCGTGTGAGTTGCCTAAGAAGAGAGATTTGTGGAGGAGGATTTTGGAGTTGAAGGAGGCGCATAAGGATGGAGAATGGATTTTAGGGGGAGACTTTAATGCTACAAAGAATCGTTCGGAGAGAAGAGGTAGAGGTATGAATTCTAATTCTAGTGTAAATTCCGTTGAGATGAATGAATTTGTGGAATTTATTGACGAGAGTTTGTTGGTGTATGTTCCTTGCAAAGGAAAGAAGTTCACATGGTATAACAGAGGGGGAAACTCGATGAGTAGGATTGATAGATTTCTCCTTTCGGAGAATGTCAGGAACGATTGGGGAGTGGTGGGGCAATTTGTGGGTAACCGTGATATTTCCGACCATTGCCCTATATGGTTAGAAGTTGATAATAATGATTGGGGTCCAAAACCGTTCAAATTTAACAATGAATGGTTTTCTTTAGCTTCGTTTTATCCCTTTGTTGAAAAGGAGTGGAATGATATTAAGGTGGAAGGGAGAGGAGATTATGTTTTGAAAGAGAAACTTTTCCGTTTGAAGAATAGATTAAAGTGGTGGAATAAAGAGGTGTTTGGCAAGATTGAGTTGGAAATAGAGGAAGGAGTGAGAGACATTAATTTTGGTGATGATAGGTTGGAAGTGGAAGCGGAAGATCTTCACCCCGAAATAATTAAAGGGAGAAAGGAGGCAACTAGTAGATTTTGGACAAGGTTGAGAATCAAAGAGAATATGATTGTTCAAAAATCTAGATTGAGATGGCTTAAGGAGGGGGATTCCAATAGCGGCCTTTTTAGCTTTGATTCCGAAAGGTTCAAGTCCGTTATgtttggatga